The following are from one region of the Hyla sarda isolate aHylSar1 chromosome 6, aHylSar1.hap1, whole genome shotgun sequence genome:
- the LOC130277628 gene encoding hyaluronidase-1-like, which translates to MTSRNELSLMGLLSNSDMMSCCLLHFSAFYTLLPLSHLYILAYSYIDILERPFVILWNAPTRPCLEKYGVAIDLPNYDIIINQNHSFLGPEMVIFYNTQLGLYPFYDKDNKPVNGGLPQNGSLEEHLEKAHQDLGAIMTDDNFRGVAVVDWEQWRPLWDRNWERMLLYQQRSLELVSQMHPYWSFRKIRRVAKRQFQAAAQRFMTATLKLGRKQRPQGIWGFYGFPECYNFEYKNSSQNYSGRCPEEEVQRNSDISWLWNISQALYPHIYLDKDLKGSEYVRPFVRHRLEEAIRVSKLRRGTDLPVLPYARIVYTYGMDFLTKEDLIQTIGQSAVLGASGVILWGNSDYSSSKNSCLAVQSYVDDTLGKYLKNITTAISMCSRAQCSGNGRCVRKHSDSDDHLHLDSQFFSIEQNPHGKGYMIHRKHPRKKMDATWLQFLCRCYSGWQGSDCSQKVTINNPLQSFHNVTVLTTNRKNNDHPT; encoded by the exons ATGACCTCAAGAAATGAACTCAGCTTG ATGGGACTCCTGAGTAATAGTGATATGATGTCCTGCTGCCTTCTCCACTTCTCAGCCTTCTACACACTTCTCCCTCTCTCCCACTTGTATATCCTGGCCTATTCTTATATAGACATCTTAGAGCGGCCATTTGTCATTCTCTGGAATGCACCGACCCGACCATGCCTGGAAAAATATGGGGTAGCGATTGACCTACCCAATTATGACATTATCATCAACCAGAACCACTCGTTTCTGGGCCCTGAGATGGTGATCTTTTATAACACCCAGCTGGGCCTTTACCCATTCTATGACAAAGACAACAAACCAGTCAATGGTGGTCTTCCGCAGAATGGCAGCCTGGAGGAACATCTGGAGAAAGCTCACCAAGACTTAGGAGCCATCATGACTGATGATAATTTTAGGGGAGTGGCAGTGGTAGACTGGGAACAGTGGAGACCCCTGTGGGATCGTAACTGGGAAAGAATGCTACTCTACCAGCAACGGTCACTAGAATTGGTCAGTCAGATGCATCCATATTGGTCATTTAGGAAGATAAGGAGAGTGGCCAAAAGACAATTTCAGGCAGCTGCCCAAAGATTCATGACAGCCACTCTTAAGCTGGGCCGCAAACAGAGACCGCAAGGCATCTGGGGGTTCTATGGATTCCCAGAATGTTATAATTTTGAGTACAAAAACAGTAGCCAGAACTACAGTGGGAGATGTCCAGAGGAAGAAGTGCAGAGGAACAGTGACATTAGCTGGCTGTGGAACATTAGCCAAGCCCTGTACCCTCACATCTACTTAGACAAGGACCTAAAAGGCTCTGAGTATGTGCGGCCATTTGTGAGGCACCGACTTGAAGAAGCCATCAGAGTGTCAAAACTACGAAGGGGGACTGACCTACCTGTTCTCCCATATGCCCGCATAGTGTATACCTATGGCATGGACTTCCTCACTAAG GAAGATTTGATCCAAACAATTGGACAAAGTGCAGTGCTGGGGGCATCTGGTGTCATTTTATGGGGGAACTCAGACTACAGCTCCAGTAAG AATTCCTGCCTGGCTGTACAATCCTATGTAGATGACACCCTGGGTAAGTACCTAAAGAACATCACCACAGCCATATCAATGTGCAGCAGAGCCCAGTGCTCGGGGAATGGCCGCTGTGTGCGTAAACACTCTGATTCTGATGACCATCTGCACTTGGATTCCCAATTCTTCAGCATTGAGCAGAATCCACATGGAAAAGGCTACATGATACACAGAAAGCATCCCAGAAAGAAGATGGATGCCACATGGTTACAGTTCCTTTGTCGCTGCTACAGTGGATGGCAAGGAAGTGACTGTTCACAGAAGGTGACCATTAATAACCCCCTACAGTCATTCCATAATGTTACTGTCTTGACCACCAACAGGAAGAACAATGATCATCCGACCTGA